One window from the genome of Anopheles merus strain MAF chromosome 3R, AmerM5.1, whole genome shotgun sequence encodes:
- the LOC121595558 gene encoding uncharacterized protein LOC121595558 has product MARVTLALAVSLATYAAYYYVHFAEAQPIGSLVLAAPHSQQQQQPGSSTSDEGTINHLQQQHQRLKDTNVYRARSKMRPHDRKHPGVIGAYQAYRRTVQGPQLMPRNPATADRFADDPAVDEQDQMRFSLEGFLTGARTPTLLNVDEEEEEEDEDHEQGGDGLVKRFDDYGHMRFGKRGGEGDQFDDYGHMRFGR; this is encoded by the coding sequence ATGGCACGGGTAACGCTTGCGCTGGCCGTTTCCCTGGCAACTTACGCGGCCTACTACTACGTGCACTTTGCCGAAGCGCAACCGATCGGATCGTTGGTACTGGCGGCACCACActcccagcaacagcagcagcccggtTCGTCCACCTCCGACGAGGGCACTATAAATcatcttcagcagcagcaccaacggCTCAAGGATACGAACGTTTACcgagcgagatcgaaaatgcggCCGCACGATCGAAAGCACCCTGGCGTAATTGGTGCCTATCAAGCGTACCGCCGGACTGTGCAAGGACCACAGCTGATGCCGCGTAACCCGGCCACAGCGGACCGGTTTGCCGACGATCCGGCTGTGGACGAGCAGGACCAGATGCGGTTTAGCTTGGAGGGTTTTCTAACCGGCGCCAGGACGCCAACACTGCTGAACGTTgacgaagaggaggaggaggaggacgaggatcATGAGCAGGGAGGTGATGGGTTGGTGAAACGGTTCGACGATTATGGCCACATGCGGTTCGGCAAGCGGGGCGGCGAGGGCGACCAGTTCGATGACTATGGGCACATGCGGTTTGGCCGATAA